The following are from one region of the Chloroflexia bacterium SDU3-3 genome:
- a CDS encoding MerR family transcriptional regulator, with translation MLWPCNAWQVSTTNTGFDMTVRANLRTIDLAQAEGISVQLVRNYEASGMIPTAQRTPSGYRRYTQQHLDALRAARQMAEAYGSPTARQIMRAVHSGAWPQALAMVDERHAQQARARAHLAQTQAALGVLAAHPPAPHAAAPLRVGAAAQLVGIRISALRFWEQQGLVRPARERGSNYRTYDERQIRRLRAVALLRQAGYDFDTIRTTLDELEHGTPQRAVAAIQQRSATLAAASWRAMAALAALHAYMRAHLGDPPPHDGGPVGAIIEPSQPL, from the coding sequence ATGCTCTGGCCTTGCAATGCGTGGCAAGTCTCCACTACCAACACCGGGTTTGACATGACCGTTCGCGCCAACCTCCGCACCATCGATCTGGCCCAGGCCGAGGGCATCAGCGTGCAGCTGGTGCGCAACTACGAGGCCAGCGGCATGATCCCCACGGCCCAGCGCACGCCCAGCGGCTACCGCCGCTACACCCAGCAGCACCTCGATGCCCTGCGCGCCGCCCGCCAGATGGCCGAGGCCTACGGCAGCCCCACCGCCCGCCAGATCATGCGGGCCGTGCACAGCGGCGCGTGGCCCCAGGCCCTGGCCATGGTAGATGAGCGCCACGCCCAGCAGGCCAGGGCGCGCGCCCACCTGGCCCAGACCCAGGCCGCCCTGGGCGTGCTGGCCGCCCACCCGCCCGCGCCCCACGCCGCCGCGCCGCTGCGCGTGGGGGCCGCCGCCCAGCTGGTGGGCATCCGCATCTCGGCGCTGCGCTTCTGGGAGCAGCAGGGCCTGGTGCGGCCCGCCCGCGAGCGCGGCAGCAACTACCGCACCTACGACGAGCGCCAGATCCGCCGCCTGCGCGCGGTGGCCCTGCTGCGCCAGGCCGGCTACGACTTCGACACCATCCGCACCACCCTCGACGAGCTGGAGCACGGCACCCCGCAGCGCGCGGTGGCCGCCATCCAGCAGCGCAGCGCCACCCTGGCCGCCGCCAGCTGGCGGGCCATGGCCGCCCTGGCCGCACTGCACGCCTACATGCGCGCCCACCTGGGCGACCCGCCCCCGCACGACGGTGGCCCTGTTGGTGCTATCATAGAACCCTCGCAGCCATTGTAG
- a CDS encoding excinuclease ABC subunit UvrA codes for MTERQFIEIHGARENNLKDVSLRIPKQKITVFTGVSGSGKSSLVFDTIAAEAQRQLNETFTAFVQGFLPHYGQPDVDHIQHLNAPIIIDQKRVGGGSRSTVGTYTDIAVLLRLLFSRVGQPSAGPAYTYSFNTPQGMCPECEGIGRTVQVDLEKLLDRSKSLNGGAILHPEFKVGKWMWKMYPLSGLFDNDKPIQDYSEQELDALLYGADVKVSFGEFGSKYEGLVERFTRMYIKKDSATMSERNRAVFEQFTTAQTCPLCHGARLSQAALASQIEGRNIAELSDMEVTDLIGLLRGLRDPISLRVAGHLIERLEHLVEIGLGYLSLSRETMTLSGGESQRIKMIRHLGNSLTEMLYILDEPSVGLHARDVARLNGLLRKLRDKGNTVLVVEHDPDVIAIADHVVDIGPGAGTHGGQVVFAGSYADLGASGTLTGRHLSQHQPLKQRVRQPTGQLPIRDARLHNLRGVSVDIPTGVLTVVTGVAGSGKSTLINDVFLAQHPDALVIDQSRVGANSRSAPATYTGIMDDIRQAFAKASGTSASLFSFNSAGSCPNCNGLGVVYTDLAFMEGFASPCEICEGKRFKAEVLAYTLRGKNISDVLDMTAEEALDFFSERKVAAVLRAMNDVGLGYLKLGQPLSTISGGEGQRLKLATELHKRGSIYVMDEPTTGLHLSDIGLLMKIIDRLVDAKNTVILIEHHLDVIRQADWIIDLGPEGGSAGGQVLFAGPPAELRGCERSITARYV; via the coding sequence ATGACCGAGCGCCAGTTCATCGAGATCCACGGAGCGCGCGAGAACAACCTGAAGGATGTCTCGCTGCGCATCCCCAAGCAGAAGATCACCGTCTTCACCGGCGTCTCCGGGTCGGGCAAGTCGTCGCTGGTCTTCGACACCATCGCCGCCGAGGCCCAGCGCCAGCTGAACGAGACCTTCACGGCGTTTGTGCAGGGCTTCCTGCCGCACTACGGCCAGCCGGATGTCGACCACATCCAGCACCTGAACGCGCCGATCATCATCGACCAGAAGCGGGTGGGCGGCGGCTCGCGCTCGACGGTGGGCACCTACACCGACATCGCCGTGCTGCTGCGGCTGCTGTTCTCGCGGGTGGGGCAGCCCTCGGCGGGGCCAGCCTACACCTACTCGTTCAACACGCCGCAGGGCATGTGCCCCGAGTGCGAGGGCATCGGCAGGACGGTGCAGGTCGACCTGGAGAAGCTGCTCGACCGCAGCAAGTCGCTCAACGGCGGGGCCATCCTGCACCCCGAGTTCAAGGTGGGCAAGTGGATGTGGAAGATGTACCCGCTCTCGGGCCTGTTCGACAACGACAAGCCCATCCAGGACTACAGCGAGCAGGAGCTGGACGCCCTGCTGTACGGCGCGGATGTGAAGGTCTCGTTCGGCGAGTTCGGCTCGAAGTACGAGGGCCTGGTCGAGCGCTTCACGCGCATGTACATCAAGAAGGACTCGGCCACCATGTCCGAGCGCAACCGCGCCGTGTTCGAGCAGTTCACCACCGCGCAGACATGCCCGCTGTGCCACGGCGCGCGGCTGAGCCAGGCTGCGCTGGCCAGCCAGATCGAGGGCCGCAATATCGCCGAGCTGTCCGACATGGAGGTGACTGACCTGATCGGCCTGCTGCGCGGCCTGCGCGACCCGATCTCGCTGCGGGTGGCCGGGCACCTGATCGAGCGGCTGGAGCACCTGGTGGAGATCGGGCTGGGCTACCTGAGCCTCAGCCGCGAGACCATGACGCTCTCGGGCGGCGAGTCGCAGCGCATCAAGATGATCCGCCACCTGGGCAACAGCCTGACGGAGATGCTCTACATCCTGGATGAGCCGAGCGTGGGCCTGCACGCCCGCGATGTGGCCCGCCTGAACGGGCTGCTGCGCAAGCTGCGCGACAAGGGCAACACCGTGCTGGTGGTCGAGCACGACCCCGACGTGATCGCGATCGCCGACCACGTGGTGGACATCGGCCCCGGCGCGGGCACCCACGGCGGCCAGGTGGTGTTCGCGGGCAGCTACGCCGACCTGGGCGCGTCGGGCACGCTCACGGGCCGCCACCTGAGCCAGCACCAGCCGCTCAAGCAGCGGGTGCGCCAGCCCACCGGCCAGCTGCCCATCCGCGACGCACGCCTGCACAACCTGCGCGGCGTGAGTGTGGACATCCCCACCGGCGTGCTCACGGTGGTCACGGGTGTGGCTGGCTCGGGCAAGAGCACCCTGATCAACGACGTGTTCCTGGCCCAGCACCCCGACGCGCTGGTGATCGACCAGTCGCGGGTGGGGGCCAATAGCCGCTCGGCCCCAGCCACCTACACCGGCATCATGGACGACATCCGGCAGGCCTTCGCCAAAGCCAGTGGGACCAGCGCCTCGCTGTTCAGCTTCAACTCGGCGGGCAGCTGCCCCAACTGCAACGGCCTGGGCGTGGTCTACACCGATCTGGCATTTATGGAGGGCTTCGCCTCGCCCTGCGAGATCTGCGAGGGCAAGCGCTTCAAGGCCGAGGTGCTGGCCTACACCCTGCGCGGCAAAAATATCAGCGATGTGCTGGACATGACCGCCGAGGAGGCGCTCGATTTCTTTAGCGAGCGCAAGGTGGCGGCGGTGCTGCGGGCCATGAACGATGTGGGCCTGGGCTACCTGAAGCTGGGCCAGCCGCTCAGCACCATCTCGGGCGGCGAGGGCCAGCGCCTGAAGCTGGCCACCGAGCTGCACAAGCGCGGCAGCATCTATGTGATGGACGAGCCGACTACCGGCCTGCATCTCTCGGACATCGGCCTGCTGATGAAGATTATCGACCGTTTGGTGGATGCGAAAAACACCGTGATCCTGATCGAGCACCACCTCGATGTGATCCGCCAGGCCGACTGGATCATCGACCTGGGGCCGGAGGGCGGCAGCGCGGGCGGGCAGGTGCTGTTCGCCGGGCCGCCCGCCGAGCTGCGCGGCTGCGAGCGCAGCATCACAGCGCGCTACGTGTAG